From a region of the Zingiber officinale cultivar Zhangliang chromosome 4B, Zo_v1.1, whole genome shotgun sequence genome:
- the LOC121977075 gene encoding retinoblastoma-related protein-like translates to MEDVKPSIASLEGDGGAMEARFIDVCKSKLTLDEGMLRQAIFLFKETKHFLLANMSAIGSGSPEEIERFWSAITLYCVTKLGKGRLKQDKEENGITLCQILRIFKLNVVDFFKEMPQFCLKAGYILSGLYGSDWEKRLEVKELQANIVHLCLLSRYYKRAYQELFMQTDTSNGHDSTISTCEKGYISDYHRFGWLLFLALRIHAFGRFKDLVTCTNGLVSILAILILHAPKHIRKFSIQDSPIFAKRSDKGVNLLASLCEKYDASEDELRGVMEMANNLIVGILKKKPQEASNAKNECLAYINTDGLTYFDDLLEEKSLQSSILILEKDYEDAILKGELDERMFVNDSDSLIGSGSLSGGIINMCGTKRKYELIASPAKSITSPLSPPCSPGSPLKGSLIGSAKLAPVTPVSSAMTMAKWLRNIISPLPSRPSPELLRFLSTCDKDITSEVTQRANIILGAIFLSSAFGDRHISGSMQSSARMDSIWAEQRKLEALKLYYRVLEAMCRAESHILNGSNLTSLLSNERFHRCMLACSSELVLTAHKTVTLMFPAVLEKTGITAFDLSKVIESYVRHEESLPRELKRHLNSLEERLLESMAWEKGSSMYNSLIVARPVLSTEINRLGLLAEPMPSLDTIAGNYNVSSGGLTLPFPKSEHSPEQNEDPRSPKKACNEYRNVLIERNFLKSPVKDRGFCSPKSKLPLQSAFASPTRPNPTGGGETCAETGINVFFSKITKLAAIRIKSLSERLQLSQQILERIYSLIQQILVHRTLLFFNRHIDQLILCSFYGVAKISQLSLTFKEIIYNYRKQSQCKPQVFRSVFVHWPSNSRNGKTGQEHVDIITFYNEVFVPSVKPLLVELGHAGVSNTSNKTIEDKISSDGQIPGSPRMSSFPHLPDMSPKKVSAGHNVYVSPLRSSKMDALLSPSSKSYYACVGESTHAYQSPSKDLSAINDRLNCGRKVSGRLNFDVLSDFVVARSLQNGAAAAAAPGTDDALTLKSTVKAEQPDS, encoded by the exons ATGGAGGACGTGAAGCCGTCGATTGCATCGCTTGAGGGTGACGGAGGCGCCATGGAAGCTCGTTTTATTGATGTGTGCAAG AGTAAGCTGACTCTTGACGAGGGCATGCTTAGACAAGCTATCTTTTTATTCAAGGAAACCAAACACTTCCTCTTGGCAAATATGTCCGCTATCGGAAGTGGATCG CCTGAAGAGATCGAGAGGTTTTGGTCTGCAATTACTTTGTATTGTGTGACAAAGCTAGGGAAGGGGAGACTTAAGCAAGACAAGGAAGAAAATGGCATCACGCTCTGTCAGATACTGAGAATATTTAAGCTGAA TGTTGTGGATTTCTTCAAAGAGATGCCACAATTTTGTCTGAAGGCAGGTTACATATTAAGTGGTTTATATGGTTCAGACTGGGAGAAGAGGCTTGAG GTGAAGGAGCTACAGGCGAACATTGTTCACTTATGTCTTCTTAGCAG GTACTATAAACGAGCATACCAAGAGTTATTCATGCAAACTGATACAAGCAACGGTCATGATTCAACAATTTCTACTTGTGAAAAGGGTTATATTTCTGACTACCATCGATTTGGATGGCTATTATTTTTAGCTCTCCGCATACATGCATTTGGACGCTTCAAGGATCTTGTGACATGTACTAATGGACTAGTTTCCATACTG GCTATACTTATTCTCCACGCGCCCAAACATATCAGGAAATTTAGTATTCAAGACTCACCAATTTTTG CTAAACGGTCAGATAAGGGAGTCAACCTTTTAGCTTCTCTATGTGAGAAATATGATGCCTCAGAGGACGAACTGCGGGGAGTAATGGAAATGGCAAATAACTTGATAGTGGGCATATTGAAGAAAAAACCACAAGAAGCTTCAAATGCAAAGAATGAATGTCTGGCTTACATCAACACAG ATGGCTTGACCTATTTTGATGACCTCTTGGAGGAAAAGTCATTACAGTCAAGTATACTTATCTTAGAGAAAGATTACGAAGATGCAATCCTTAAAGGTGAGCTAGATGAGCGAATGTTTGTTAATGACAGCGACAGTCTAATTGGCAGTGGAAGCTTATCTGGAGGCATTATTAACATGTGCGGAACAAAG AGAAAGTATGAGTTAATTGCTTCACCAGCAAAGTCTATCACAAGTCCATTGTCTCCACCATGTTCTCCTGGTTCTCCTTTGAAGGGAAGTCTTATAGGGAGTGCTAAGTTGGCTCCTGTTACTCCAGTGAGCTCCGCTATGACTATGGCAAAGTGGCTTCGAAACATTATATCTCCTCTTCCTTCAAGGCCCTCGCCGGAGCTTCTTCGTTTTCTTTCAACTTGTGACAAGGATATAACCAGTGAAGTAACACAAAGAGCCAACATTATTCTTGGAGCTATTTTTCTTTCCTCTGCTTTTGGAGATAGGCATATTTCAGGTAGCATGCAGAGTTCTGCTCGGATGGATAGTATATGGGCTGAGCAGAGAAAGTTGGAGGCGCTTAAGTTGTACTACAGGGTTTTGGAGGCAATGTGTAGAGCAGAATCACATATATTAAATGGAAGCAATCTTACTTCATTGTTATCAAATGAACGATTTCATCGCTGCATGCTTGCTTGTTCATCTGAACTAGTTTTGACTGCGCATAAGACTGTTACCTTGATGTTTCCTGCTGTTTTGGAGAAAACAGGCATTACAGCCTTTGATTTGAGCAAGGTCATAGAGAGTTATGTCAGGCATGAGGAAAGCCTTCCGCGTGAGTTGAAAAGACATTTAAATTCTCTGGAAGAGAGGCTCTTAGAAAGCATGGCATGGGAAAAAGGTTCCTCGATGTATAATTCTTTGATAGTAGCCCGACCAGTTCTTTCTACAGAAATAAATCGTTTAGGATTATTAGCAGAACCAATGCCATCTCTCGATACAATCGCTGGGAATTATAATGTTTCTTCTGGAGGCCTGACTCTACCTTTCCCAAAATCTGAACATTCCCCAG AACAAAATGAAGACCCTAGATCTCCAAAGAAAGCatgcaatgaatacagaaatgtGTTAATAGAACGAAACTTCCTAAAATCACCTGTGAAGGATCGTGGCTTCTGTAGTCCCAAATCTAAACTACCTCTTCAATCTGCTTTTGCAAG CCCAACACGACCAAATCCAACTGGAGGAGGGGAAACTTGTGCAGAAACAGGGATCAATGTCTTCTTTAGTAAG ATTACAAAGCTGGCAGCTATCAGAATCAAAAGCTTGAGTGAAAGGCTTCAGTTGTCCCAGCAAATTCTAGAGCGCATCTATTCTCTCATTCAGCAGATTCTTGTTCACCGAACTCTTCTTTTTTTTAATCGGCATATTGATCAATTAATTCTTTGTAGCTTCTATGGGGTTGCCAAG ATTTCTCAACTCAGCCTAACCTTTAAGGAGATCATATACAACTACAGAAAGCAATCACAATGTAAACCTCAAGTTTTTCGCAGTGTTTTTGTTCACTGGCCATCGAACAGCCGAAATGGA AAAACAGGGCAGGAGCATGTTGATATCATTACATTTTACaatgaggtatttgttccttcagtgaAGCCTCTGTTGGTTGAACTAGGGCATGCCGGTGTGAGTAATACTAGCAACAAAACCATTGAAGACAAAATTAGTTCTGATG GCCAAATTCCAGGATCGCCTAGGATGTCCTCCTTTCCACATCTTCCTGACATGTCTCCAAAGAAAGTCTCCGCTGGTCATAATGTATATGTTTCGCCTCTGCGATCATCTAAG ATGGATGCCTTGCTCTCTCCAAGCTCAAAGAGTTACTATGCATGTGTTGGCGAAAGCACCCACGCGTATCAGAGCCCCTCGAAAGATCTGTCAGCCATCAACGACCGTCTAAACTG TGGAAGAAAGGTCAGTGGCAGACTAAATTTCGATGTGCTAAGCGACTTCGTTGTAGCTAGGAGTCTCCAGAAcggtgctgctgctgctgctgctccaGGCACTGATGATGCTCTGACTTTAAAGTCAACTGTAAAAGCTGAGCAACCTGATAGCTGA